The following proteins come from a genomic window of Natrinema saccharevitans:
- a CDS encoding YkgJ family cysteine cluster protein gives MSADTRRVEVYPGREVVVEFDPDLTFECVDDCTWCCHHGVLLYDRDLLELAQRANLAETTTDFRGEKFVTREPKDRDDHVAEDGHACAFLREDGLCTLHLEEDWKPARCSVFPLAVRLEDGDLHVDIRDSAHDHCDGLNVSERSVIDNLEAFLPEVLWELENPDSDREL, from the coding sequence GTGAGCGCCGACACCCGACGCGTCGAGGTCTACCCCGGCCGCGAGGTCGTCGTCGAGTTCGACCCCGACCTCACCTTCGAGTGCGTCGACGACTGCACGTGGTGCTGTCACCACGGCGTGTTGCTGTACGACCGGGACCTCCTCGAGCTGGCCCAGCGGGCGAACCTCGCGGAGACGACGACCGACTTCCGCGGCGAGAAGTTCGTCACCCGCGAGCCCAAGGACCGCGACGACCACGTCGCCGAGGACGGCCACGCCTGTGCCTTCCTGCGCGAGGACGGCCTCTGTACGCTCCATCTCGAGGAGGACTGGAAGCCGGCCCGGTGTTCGGTCTTTCCGCTCGCCGTCCGGCTCGAGGACGGCGACCTCCACGTCGATATCAGGGACTCGGCCCACGATCACTGCGACGGGTTGAACGTCAGCGAGCGGTCGGTCATCGACAACCTCGAGGCGTTCCTGCCGGAAGTGCTGTGGGAACTCGAAAACCCCGACTCGGATCGGGAACTGTAG
- a CDS encoding fumarylacetoacetate hydrolase family protein, with the protein MKLARIATDDGPVSGRYEDGVVHTDDGVHEVGTDADFLPPCEPSALYCVGRNFAATIDQMEYERPDEPDFFIKPPASLVGHRDPVPYPSFSDEVTYAGELAAVIDEPCRNLSEDEVSEVVRGYTIMNDMDALDQGERTPRKAFDASGPLGPWIETAVDPTGIDMHTDVAGERRQEANTELMLFDPDEIISYLSERFTFRPGDVVSFGSPANPGLVEPGDTVEITYEGVGTLRNTVVDASERETLPLETETIRA; encoded by the coding sequence ATGAAACTCGCGCGGATCGCGACCGACGACGGACCGGTATCGGGACGGTACGAGGACGGCGTCGTGCATACGGACGACGGCGTCCACGAGGTGGGAACGGACGCGGACTTCCTGCCGCCCTGTGAGCCTTCGGCGCTGTACTGTGTCGGCCGGAACTTCGCGGCGACCATCGACCAGATGGAGTACGAGCGCCCGGACGAACCGGACTTCTTCATCAAGCCGCCGGCGTCGCTGGTCGGCCACCGGGATCCGGTGCCGTACCCGTCGTTCAGCGACGAGGTGACATACGCCGGCGAACTCGCAGCCGTCATCGACGAGCCCTGCCGAAACCTCTCCGAGGACGAGGTCTCCGAGGTCGTCCGGGGCTACACGATCATGAACGATATGGACGCGCTCGATCAGGGCGAGCGCACGCCCCGGAAGGCCTTTGACGCCTCCGGTCCGCTGGGCCCGTGGATCGAGACGGCCGTCGACCCGACCGGGATCGACATGCACACCGACGTGGCCGGCGAGCGCCGCCAGGAGGCAAACACCGAACTGATGCTGTTCGACCCCGACGAGATCATCTCGTATCTCTCCGAGCGGTTCACCTTCCGACCCGGCGACGTGGTCTCGTTCGGCAGTCCCGCCAATCCCGGCCTCGTCGAACCCGGCGACACCGTCGAGATCACCTACGAGGGCGTCGGGACGCTCCGCAACACCGTCGTCGACGCGAGCGAGCGCGAGACCCTGCCGCTCGAAACCGAAACGATCCGCGCATAG
- a CDS encoding adenosylcobinamide amidohydrolase, which produces MSEPDPAYDAVRRDGVLRVSRPDAEWLSTGPNGGRRTADHAYNLSVPEGWERTDLAAYVGERLERAGFDPPGATRRGPALLTGVDIADARGACRGPVTVYATAGISNPAALPIERSSEATGRADGSDPDDLASDESACGQGLGTVNVVVGTTRALAPGALENLIAVAAEAKAATLLSETGFPGTTTDAIVVGHDPEGRSAEFSGSGTEVGGATRACVRDAVRASLRAHYADRDADAPDSVADATYGVSTDGRAAVFRPRLE; this is translated from the coding sequence ATGTCCGAACCCGACCCGGCCTACGACGCGGTCCGGCGCGACGGCGTCCTCCGCGTCAGCCGGCCGGACGCCGAGTGGCTCTCGACCGGGCCGAACGGCGGGCGTCGGACGGCCGATCACGCCTACAACCTCTCGGTGCCCGAGGGGTGGGAACGGACGGATCTGGCCGCCTACGTCGGGGAACGCCTCGAGCGGGCGGGCTTCGATCCGCCGGGCGCGACGCGCCGCGGGCCGGCCCTGCTGACCGGCGTCGATATCGCCGACGCGCGCGGCGCGTGCCGCGGGCCGGTCACGGTCTACGCGACCGCCGGGATCTCGAACCCGGCCGCGTTACCGATCGAGCGGTCCAGCGAGGCGACGGGCCGAGCCGACGGGAGCGACCCCGACGACCTCGCGTCCGACGAGTCGGCTTGCGGGCAGGGCCTGGGGACCGTCAACGTCGTCGTCGGCACGACGCGAGCGCTCGCGCCGGGCGCGCTCGAGAACCTGATCGCCGTCGCCGCGGAGGCAAAGGCCGCGACGCTGCTTTCCGAAACCGGGTTTCCGGGGACCACGACCGACGCGATCGTGGTCGGCCACGATCCCGAGGGCCGGTCGGCCGAGTTCTCCGGTAGCGGGACCGAGGTCGGTGGCGCGACCCGCGCCTGCGTTCGGGACGCCGTTCGGGCGTCGCTCCGGGCCCACTACGCCGACCGCGACGCGGACGCTCCGGATTCGGTCGCCGACGCGACCTACGGCGTCTCCACCGACGGCCGCGCCGCGGTCTTTCGGCCGCGGCTCGAGTGA
- a CDS encoding pyridoxal phosphate-dependent aminotransferase — MDPDAIREGERVPHGGEPDRDLLDFSANTNPRTPDGAAEVYGDALAEARRYPDDDYPDFRAAAGEFVGCEAERVLPTPGGLAAIRLAMEAVLEPGDEALVPYPSFGEYAREVRLQGAAPRFVRYDDLLDLGPTTLEPCALAVVCTPNNPTGDAVDPDALASFAARCVAADTTLLVDEAFLGFTDRPSTARLDRENVVVARSLTKLFGLPGLRAGFAVASGDRRDALETARRSWSLGTPAARVGAHCLRRDEFVRETRERVADERDRLREALEERFDVRPSDAPYLLCDVGDRDAATVIADARAAGVAVRDATTFRGLDAHVRVAVKDRAANDRLLAALGVRDADEGSEG; from the coding sequence GTGGACCCTGACGCGATCCGAGAAGGGGAGCGGGTCCCCCACGGCGGCGAGCCCGACCGGGACCTGCTCGACTTCTCGGCCAACACCAACCCTCGGACCCCCGACGGCGCGGCCGAGGTGTACGGCGACGCGCTCGCGGAGGCCCGGCGCTATCCGGACGACGACTATCCCGACTTCCGGGCCGCTGCAGGCGAGTTCGTCGGCTGTGAGGCCGAGCGGGTGCTCCCGACCCCCGGCGGACTCGCCGCGATCCGGCTGGCGATGGAGGCCGTCCTCGAGCCGGGCGACGAGGCGCTGGTGCCGTACCCGAGCTTCGGCGAGTACGCCCGGGAGGTCCGGCTACAGGGCGCAGCCCCGCGGTTCGTCCGCTACGACGACCTCCTCGACCTCGGGCCGACCACCCTCGAGCCGTGCGCGCTGGCGGTCGTCTGTACGCCGAACAACCCGACCGGCGACGCCGTCGACCCGGACGCGCTCGCGTCGTTCGCGGCCCGCTGTGTCGCCGCCGACACGACGCTGCTCGTCGACGAGGCGTTCCTCGGGTTCACCGACCGGCCGTCGACGGCGCGGCTGGACCGCGAGAACGTCGTCGTCGCGCGCTCGCTCACCAAGCTCTTCGGGCTGCCGGGACTGCGGGCCGGGTTCGCCGTGGCGAGCGGCGACCGACGCGACGCGCTCGAGACCGCCCGTCGATCGTGGTCGCTCGGCACGCCGGCGGCTCGCGTCGGTGCCCACTGCCTCCGACGGGACGAGTTCGTCCGCGAGACGCGCGAGCGGGTCGCGGACGAGCGCGATCGGCTGCGCGAGGCCCTCGAGGAACGGTTCGACGTTCGCCCCTCGGACGCCCCCTACCTGCTGTGTGACGTTGGTGACCGCGACGCGGCGACGGTGATCGCCGACGCGCGGGCCGCCGGCGTCGCCGTCCGCGACGCGACGACGTTCCGCGGACTGGACGCACACGTCCGCGTCGCCGTCAAGGACCGCGCGGCGAACGACCGACTGCTCGCGGCGCTGGGCGTTCGCGACGCCGACGAGGGCAGCGAGGGCTGA
- the cobT gene encoding nicotinate mononucleotide-dependent phosphoribosyltransferase CobT: MRVVLPAGTTETALIDGISAAGAAPELMEHTPSADVEILEYGEPVASPVTPVSPNGCPTPAAVTRAVREVVGFDVSIVDAGLVRSTAAPTVEIGADPGADVRESAAVPGADAAFDRAYDYGASLPDDELLIGETVPGGTTTALGVLTALGEPTAVSSSLPENPLERKRRVVDEALTASDLEPGDCEGRPLEAIEAVGDPVQPTVAGIAAGALESGTAVTLAGGTQMIAVAAALRHAGIEAPLSIATTSFVADEQGDRLEAACERVDCDLTVTDPGFDGRDHVAMERYCAGEAKEGVAMGGALSLVPDGEMAAVRDRLEAVCARLGIEAEGDAGGDPSADATEDGRGP; this comes from the coding sequence ATGCGCGTGGTCCTCCCCGCCGGGACGACGGAGACGGCCCTGATCGACGGCATCAGCGCCGCCGGGGCCGCCCCGGAGCTGATGGAACACACACCCTCCGCGGACGTCGAGATCCTCGAGTACGGGGAACCCGTCGCGTCGCCGGTGACGCCGGTGAGCCCGAACGGCTGTCCGACGCCCGCGGCCGTGACCCGCGCCGTTCGCGAGGTCGTCGGCTTCGACGTCTCGATCGTCGACGCGGGGCTCGTCCGGTCGACGGCCGCACCGACCGTCGAGATCGGGGCCGACCCCGGGGCGGACGTCCGCGAGTCGGCCGCCGTTCCGGGCGCGGACGCGGCCTTCGACCGCGCCTACGACTACGGCGCGAGTCTGCCCGACGACGAACTGCTGATCGGCGAGACGGTCCCCGGCGGAACGACGACCGCGCTCGGCGTCCTCACCGCGCTCGGCGAGCCGACCGCCGTCTCCTCGTCGCTGCCCGAGAACCCCCTGGAGCGCAAGCGCCGCGTCGTCGACGAGGCCCTGACCGCGAGCGATCTCGAGCCCGGCGACTGCGAGGGCCGCCCGCTCGAGGCGATCGAAGCGGTCGGGGACCCCGTCCAGCCGACGGTGGCCGGGATCGCCGCCGGCGCGCTCGAGTCCGGGACCGCGGTGACGCTGGCCGGCGGCACGCAGATGATCGCCGTCGCCGCCGCCCTGCGCCACGCCGGGATCGAGGCCCCGCTGTCGATCGCGACCACGTCGTTCGTGGCCGACGAGCAGGGCGACCGACTCGAGGCGGCCTGCGAGCGGGTCGACTGCGATCTCACCGTCACGGACCCCGGCTTCGACGGACGGGACCACGTCGCGATGGAACGCTACTGCGCCGGCGAGGCCAAGGAGGGCGTCGCCATGGGCGGCGCGCTCTCGCTGGTCCCCGACGGCGAGATGGCCGCGGTCAGGGACCGGCTCGAGGCGGTCTGTGCCCGCCTCGGGATCGAAGCCGAGGGGGACGCGGGCGGCGACCCGAGCGCCGACGCGACGGAGGACGGTCGTGGACCCTGA
- a CDS encoding NTP transferase domain-containing protein: MCGGEGTRLESPREKPLYPIAGTAMIDRVLSALGGSRVETVYAAVSPNAPETRTHLEGRDGVRTIETAGDGYVADLVAVLERPALDPPILTVAADLPLLEATVVDRILAAHGDGCGSRTVCVPAALKRRLGVSIDSRLAPDDHLAPTGVNVVGTTDDSPSMTDVSYDPRLAVNVNRREDARLAADRLRTGDGEGR; the protein is encoded by the coding sequence ATGTGCGGCGGCGAGGGGACCCGCCTCGAGAGCCCCCGCGAGAAGCCCCTGTACCCGATCGCCGGGACCGCCATGATCGATCGCGTCCTGTCGGCGCTCGGCGGGAGCCGGGTCGAGACCGTCTACGCCGCCGTTTCGCCGAACGCACCCGAAACGCGAACCCATCTCGAGGGCCGCGACGGCGTCCGGACGATCGAGACGGCCGGCGACGGCTACGTGGCCGATCTCGTGGCCGTCCTCGAGCGTCCCGCCCTCGACCCGCCGATCCTGACCGTCGCCGCGGACCTGCCGCTGCTCGAGGCCACTGTCGTCGACCGGATCCTCGCGGCCCACGGCGACGGTTGCGGTTCGCGGACCGTCTGCGTCCCAGCAGCGCTCAAGCGCCGACTGGGCGTCAGCATCGACTCGCGACTCGCGCCCGACGACCACCTCGCGCCGACCGGGGTCAACGTGGTCGGCACGACTGACGATTCACCATCCATGACCGACGTCTCCTACGACCCACGACTCGCGGTGAACGTGAACCGACGCGAAGACGCACGGCTCGCGGCCGACCGGCTGCGGACCGGAGACGGGGAGGGGCGCTGA
- the cobS gene encoding adenosylcobinamide-GDP ribazoletransferase: MGLISRWIGAVRGGLGFLTRLPVGYRDGDWTAFRTTPAAFPVVGLVAGVLAALPLLAVETLGGPTVALGYLLSVYAVTGIHHLDGIADLGDASVVHGDIDRRREVLKDTTTGVGALLAVAIAIVALALGGLGLAGLSVRVAVGVAIGAETGTKLGMAAMACFGRAAYDGMGKGFTDASAPGSFLSPLAIAVAAAAGVGAALARPLPVAVALAGAVAGIGLPWYWADRNLGGINGDIFGAANEIGRVAGVHLGVIAWTLS; this comes from the coding sequence GTGGGCCTGATCAGCCGCTGGATCGGTGCCGTCCGCGGCGGGCTGGGTTTTCTGACCCGGCTGCCCGTCGGCTACCGCGACGGGGACTGGACGGCGTTTCGGACGACGCCGGCGGCGTTTCCGGTCGTCGGTCTCGTGGCCGGAGTGCTCGCGGCGCTGCCGCTGCTCGCCGTCGAGACGCTCGGGGGGCCGACCGTCGCGCTGGGCTATTTGCTCTCGGTCTACGCCGTGACGGGGATCCACCACCTCGACGGGATCGCGGATCTGGGCGACGCCTCAGTCGTCCACGGTGATATCGACCGGCGCCGCGAGGTCCTGAAGGACACGACGACCGGCGTCGGGGCGCTGCTCGCGGTCGCGATCGCCATCGTCGCGCTCGCGCTCGGCGGGCTCGGGCTGGCCGGGCTGTCGGTCCGCGTGGCGGTCGGCGTCGCGATCGGTGCCGAGACCGGCACGAAACTCGGGATGGCCGCCATGGCCTGTTTCGGCCGCGCCGCGTACGACGGGATGGGCAAGGGATTCACCGACGCGTCCGCGCCGGGCTCGTTCCTGTCGCCCCTCGCGATCGCCGTCGCCGCGGCCGCCGGCGTCGGCGCTGCACTCGCCCGGCCGCTCCCCGTCGCCGTCGCGCTGGCCGGTGCCGTCGCCGGGATCGGCCTGCCGTGGTACTGGGCCGACCGCAACCTCGGCGGAATCAACGGCGATATCTTCGGCGCGGCCAACGAGATCGGTCGCGTCGCCGGCGTCCACCTGGGGGTGATCGCGTGGACGCTGTCGTGA
- the cbiB gene encoding adenosylcobinamide-phosphate synthase CbiB, which produces MLTTLAVLGLAFSLDLLVGEPPTAVHPVAWFGRLVDAVDRDWTDGERGQRLVGVAVAALAPLVPAAVAGGLVLGATPLHPTAGPVAAALGLFLTTSLRSLLELTEDVVAATDGDPDRARERVRGLVGRDTSDLSPAGIRSAAVESAAENLADGLVATLVPFAVLAPVSLPAAAAAAAWVKGVNTLDSMLGYPSKPIGTASARLDDLVMYLPARLAAVSIAVAAVDPLAFARARAWARTPPSPNSGWPMATLSCALGVRLEKAGVYTLNPETELPTLAEGERAVAVVGRAAVVSIAVAVALAAVVATVATPFVPDLEPLMAVPTTDDTAPAEVIEWA; this is translated from the coding sequence GTGTTAACGACACTCGCGGTTCTCGGGCTGGCGTTCAGCCTCGACCTGCTCGTCGGGGAGCCGCCGACGGCCGTCCATCCGGTGGCCTGGTTCGGCCGACTCGTCGACGCCGTCGACCGGGACTGGACCGACGGCGAGCGGGGACAGCGGCTGGTCGGGGTCGCCGTCGCCGCCCTCGCGCCGCTGGTCCCCGCCGCCGTCGCGGGCGGCCTCGTCCTCGGCGCGACGCCGTTGCATCCGACGGCCGGCCCCGTCGCCGCCGCGCTCGGCCTCTTTCTGACGACCAGCCTGCGCTCGCTGCTCGAGTTGACCGAGGACGTGGTAGCGGCGACCGACGGGGACCCCGACCGCGCCCGCGAGCGGGTCCGCGGGCTGGTCGGTCGGGACACGAGCGACCTCTCGCCGGCCGGGATCCGCAGCGCGGCCGTCGAGAGCGCGGCCGAGAACCTCGCCGACGGGCTGGTCGCGACGCTGGTCCCCTTCGCCGTCCTCGCGCCGGTCTCGCTGCCGGCCGCCGCGGCGGCCGCCGCCTGGGTCAAGGGCGTCAACACCCTCGACTCGATGCTGGGCTACCCCTCGAAGCCGATCGGGACCGCCAGCGCCCGGCTGGACGACCTCGTCATGTACCTCCCCGCGCGCCTCGCGGCCGTCTCGATCGCCGTCGCCGCGGTCGACCCGCTCGCGTTCGCCCGCGCTCGAGCGTGGGCGCGGACCCCGCCGTCGCCCAACTCCGGCTGGCCGATGGCGACGCTTTCCTGCGCGCTCGGCGTCCGCCTCGAGAAAGCGGGCGTCTACACGCTCAACCCCGAGACCGAGCTGCCGACGCTGGCCGAGGGCGAGCGGGCCGTCGCCGTCGTCGGTCGCGCGGCCGTCGTCTCGATCGCCGTCGCGGTCGCGCTGGCGGCCGTCGTCGCGACCGTGGCGACGCCGTTCGTCCCCGACCTCGAGCCGTTGATGGCCGTACCGACGACCGACGATACCGCCCCGGCGGAGGTGATCGAGTGGGCCTGA
- a CDS encoding HAD family hydrolase has protein sequence MGVSFDLFGTLVDADRPADPAAAVAAELEKRDVRVPDDWAAAYAEPHVDAPEGAEVPLPAHVSRALASRGVDYDGNAARRAVVAAFDPAVETRPGALEAVAAARDRGPVAICSNCSVPELVGRTLVRSAFDRDDFDAVVSSVGCGWRKPAPEIFELTAEELGVAPADLVHVGDDPRTDGGVEAVGGTALLLEELSLADVPARLAASSADERSSND, from the coding sequence GTGGGAGTATCGTTCGACCTCTTCGGGACGCTGGTAGACGCCGATCGACCCGCCGATCCGGCCGCCGCGGTCGCGGCCGAACTCGAGAAACGGGACGTTCGGGTGCCCGACGACTGGGCCGCGGCCTACGCGGAGCCACACGTCGACGCGCCCGAGGGCGCGGAGGTACCGTTGCCGGCCCACGTCTCGCGGGCGCTCGCGAGCCGCGGCGTCGACTACGATGGCAACGCGGCCAGGCGGGCCGTCGTCGCGGCGTTCGATCCCGCGGTCGAGACCCGGCCGGGCGCGCTCGAGGCGGTCGCGGCCGCCCGCGACCGCGGCCCCGTCGCGATCTGCTCGAACTGCAGCGTGCCGGAACTCGTCGGCCGCACGCTCGTCCGCTCGGCGTTCGACCGCGACGACTTCGACGCCGTCGTCTCGAGCGTGGGCTGTGGCTGGCGCAAGCCCGCCCCCGAAATCTTCGAACTGACCGCCGAGGAACTCGGCGTCGCGCCCGCCGACCTCGTTCACGTCGGCGACGACCCCCGAACCGACGGCGGGGTCGAGGCCGTCGGCGGCACGGCGTTGCTCCTCGAAGAACTGTCGCTCGCGGACGTTCCCGCCCGACTGGCCGCGTCGTCGGCCGACGAACGCAGCAGTAATGACTGA
- a CDS encoding translation initiation factor IF-2 subunit beta — translation MDYESSLDRAMEEVPDIGGDEQRLQIPDPEPQKDGAFTRFTNLDEIADVLSRDTEHLHRFIQRELGTSGKLENGRGRYNGTFSQKDFDAAIDAYVDEYVLCSECGLPDTRLVREDRTPMLRCDACGAFRPVTKRSTASQQQQQQEAVEEGKTYTVEITGTGRKGDGVAEKGEYTIFVPGADEGDVVDIYIKNISGNLAFARLD, via the coding sequence ATGGATTACGAATCGAGCCTCGACCGAGCGATGGAGGAGGTCCCCGATATCGGGGGCGACGAACAGCGGCTGCAGATCCCCGATCCCGAGCCCCAGAAGGACGGGGCGTTCACCCGTTTTACCAACCTCGACGAGATCGCGGACGTCCTCTCGCGGGACACCGAACATCTCCACCGGTTCATCCAGCGCGAACTCGGTACCAGCGGCAAACTCGAGAACGGCCGCGGCCGGTACAACGGCACCTTCTCCCAGAAGGACTTCGACGCGGCGATCGACGCCTACGTCGACGAGTACGTCCTCTGTTCGGAGTGTGGCCTGCCCGACACCCGCCTCGTCCGCGAGGACCGGACGCCGATGCTGCGCTGTGACGCCTGCGGTGCCTTCCGTCCGGTGACCAAGCGCTCGACGGCCAGCCAGCAGCAACAACAGCAGGAGGCCGTCGAAGAGGGCAAGACCTACACCGTCGAGATCACCGGCACCGGCCGCAAGGGCGACGGCGTCGCGGAGAAAGGCGAGTACACGATTTTCGTCCCCGGCGCGGACGAGGGCGACGTCGTCGACATCTACATCAAGAACATCTCGGGCAACCTCGCGTTCGCCCGGCTCGACTGA